Proteins encoded together in one Quercus lobata isolate SW786 chromosome 3, ValleyOak3.0 Primary Assembly, whole genome shotgun sequence window:
- the LOC115981811 gene encoding uncharacterized protein LOC115981811, translated as MAALSLSFTTSIPCSKFRSCSTSQFDSLNSQIRRPSVVTFTTVCESKEPPAEAGLPGRNSKLEVGSPVIVIEAPKMIKTFASVPCLRVNSGLVKPGDVGRIVSRKPKDVWAVRLTIGTYLIDGKYFKPLELDE; from the exons ATGGCAGCATTATCTCTATCATTTACTACCTCTATTCCATGCTCTAAGTTTCGTAGTTGTTCAACATCACAATTTGATAGCTTAAACAGTCAGATTCGCCGCCCAAGCGTGGTTACATTCACAACAGTGTGTGAATCGAAAGAGCCACCAGCTGAGGCAGGGCTGCCGGGAAGAAATTCAAAACTTGAAGTAGGGTCACCTGTTATTGTCATTGAGGCTCCCAAAATGATAAAGACTTTTGCATCAGTACCATGCCTTAGGGTGAATTCTGGTTTAGTCAAGCCTGGTGATGTGGGAAG GATTGTGTCAAGAAAGCCTAAAGATGTATGGGCAGTTCGTCTTACCATTGGTACGTATCTCATAGACGGGAAATATTTCAAGCCCTTGGAGCTTGATGAATGA